The Brassica oleracea var. oleracea cultivar TO1000 chromosome C6, BOL, whole genome shotgun sequence genome includes a region encoding these proteins:
- the LOC106296417 gene encoding protein TRANSPORT INHIBITOR RESPONSE 1-like isoform X1, producing MQKRAGLSFPEEVLEHVFSFIHLHNDRNSVSLVCKSWYEIERWCRRRVFIGNCYAVSPATLIRRFPKVRSVELKGKPHFADFNLVPEGWGWYVYPWIEAMSKAYTWLEEIRLKRMVVSDECLELIAKSFKNFKVIVLSSCDGFSTDGLAAIASTCRNLKELDLRESDVDDVSSHWLSHFPDTYTSLVSLNISCLASDVCFSALERLVSRCPNLKSLKLNRAVPLEKLATLLRRAPQLEELGTGGYTADVRSDLFNDLYVALSGCKKLKCLSGLWDAASAYLPAFYSVCGRLTTLNLSYATVQSYDLVKLITLCPKLQRLWVLDYIEDAGLEVLASTCKDLRELRVFPSEPFVMEPNVALTEQGLVSVSAGCPKLESVLYFCRQMTNDALVTIARNRPNMTRFRLCIIEPKAPDHLILEPLDVGFGAIVEHCKDLRRFSLSGLLTDKVFEYIGKYAKKMEMLSVAFAGDSDLGMHHVLSGCESLRKLEIRDCPFGDNALLANASKLETMRSLWMSSCSVSFGACKLLGQKMPKLNVEVIDERGPPDSRPESCPVERVFIFRTVAGPRFDMPDFVWNMDQQSSMSVSRQIITTNGL from the exons ATGCAGAAGCGAGCGGGCCTCTCGTTTCCGGAAGAAGTTCTGGAGCACGTATTCTCCTTTATCCACCTCCACAATGATAGGAACTCCGTTTCCCTCGTCTGCAAGTCGTGGTACGAGATCGAGCGGTGGTGCAGGAGGAGAGTCTTCATCGGGAACTGCTACGCCGTGAGCCCCGCGACTCTGATAAGGAGGTTCCCGAAAGTGAGATCCGTGGAGCTGAAGGGGAAGCCGCACTTCGCTGACTTCAATTTGGTGCCGGAGGGATGGGGATGGTACGTGTATCCGTGGATTGAGGCGATGTCGAAGGCGTACACGTGGCTGGAGGAGATTAGGCTGAAGAGGATGGTGGTGAGCGACGAGTGCTTGGAGCTTATAGCTAAGTCGTTTAAGAATTTCAAAGTTATCGTGCTTTCTTCCTGCGATGGCTTCTCCACCGATGGCCTCGCTGCTATCGCCTCCACGTGCAG GAATCTGAAAGAGCTTGATTTGCGTGAGAGTGATGTTGACGACGTTAGCAGCCACTGGCTTAGCCATTTCCCTGATACATACACTTCCCTGGTATCACTCAACATCTCTTGCTTAGCCTCCGATGTATGTTTCTCTGCTCTGGAGAGGCTGGTGAGTAGGTGTCCCAATCTCAAGTCTCTCAAGCTTAACCGAGCCGTTCCTCTTGAAAAATTGGCTACTTTGCTTCGAAGAGCGCCTCAGCTGGAGGAATTGGGCACCGGTGGCTACACTGCTGATGTGCGTTCAGATTTGTTTAATGATTTATATGTAGCTCTCTCTGGGTGCAAGAAGTTGAAGTGCTTATCTGGGCTTTGGGATGCTGCTTCTGCCTATCTTCCAGCTTTTTATTCAGTTTGCGGTCGGCTTACGACTTTGAACCTGAGTTATGCAACTGTCCAGAGCTATGATCTTGTCAAGCTTATTACCCTTTGTCCTAAATTGCAGCGCCTCTGG GTGCTGGACTATATTGAGGATGCTGGTCTTGAGGTGCTTGCTTCAACCTGCAAGGACCTTAGAGAGCTGAGAGTGTTTCCGTCTGAGCCTTTTGTCATGGAGCCAAACGTCGCATTGACGGAACAGGGGCTTGTCTCCGTCTCCGCGGGCTGTCCAAAGCTCGAGTCTGTTCTCTACTTTTGCCGTCAAATGACCAATGATGCGTTGGTAACCATTGCTAGGAACCGTCCCAACATGACTCGCTTCCGTTTGTGCATCATTGAGCCGAAAGCCCCTGACCATCTAATACTAGAGCCACTTGATGTGGGTTTCGGAGCCATAGTAGAGCACTGCAAAGATCTCCGGCGGTTCTCCTTATCAGGGCTCCTGACCGACAAGGTTTTCGAATACATTGGGAAGTATGCAAAGAAGATGGAAATGCTCTCCGTGGCGTTTGCAGGAGACAGTGACTTAGGAATGCATCATGTTTTGTCAGGGTGCGAAAGCCTGAGGAAACTAGAGATAAGGGACTGCCCGTTTGGAGACAATGCGCTATTGGCCAATGCTTCGAAGCTGGAGACAATGCGATCTCTTTGGATGTCTTCTTGTTCCGTGAGTTTTGGAGCCTGTAAGTTATTAGGACAGAAGATGCCAAAGCTCAATGTGGAAGTCATCGATGAGCGGGGTCCACCTGACTCGAGACCTGAGAGCTGCCCTGTTGAGAGAGTGTTTATATTCCGAACAGTAGCGGGTCCTCGGTTTGACATGCCTGACTTCGTCTGGAACATGGACCAACAGTCATCAATGAGTGTTTCCAGGCAAATCATCACTACTAATGGGTTATGA
- the LOC106296417 gene encoding protein TRANSPORT INHIBITOR RESPONSE 1-like isoform X2: MQKRAGLSFPEEVLEHVFSFIHLHNDRNSVSLVCKSWYEIERWCRRRVFIGNCYAVSPATLIRRFPKVRSVELKGKPHFADFNLVPEGWGWYVYPWIEAMSKAYTWLEEIRLKRMVVSDECLELIAKSFKNFKVIVLSSCDGFSTDGLAAIASTCRNLKELDLRESDVDDVSSHWLSHFPDTYTSLVSLNISCLASDVCFSALERLVSRCPNLKSLKLNRAVPLEKLATLLRRAPQLEELGTGGYTADVRSDLFNDLYVALSGCKKLKCLSGLWDAASAYLPAFYSVCGRLTTLNLSYATVQSYDLVKLITLCPKLQRLWVLDYIEDAGLEVLASTCKDLRELRVFPSEPFVMEPNVALTEQGLVSVSAGCPKLESVLYFCRQMTNDALVTIARNRPNMTRFRLCIIEPKAPDHLILEPLDVGFGAIVEHCKDLRRFSLSGLLTDKVFEYIGKYAKKMEMLSVAFAGDSDLGMHHVLSGCESLRKLEIRDCPFGDNALLANASKLETMRSLWMSSCSVSFGACKLLGQKMPKLNVEVIDERGPPDSRPESCPVERVFIFRTVAGPRFDMPDFVWNMDQQSSMSV, encoded by the exons ATGCAGAAGCGAGCGGGCCTCTCGTTTCCGGAAGAAGTTCTGGAGCACGTATTCTCCTTTATCCACCTCCACAATGATAGGAACTCCGTTTCCCTCGTCTGCAAGTCGTGGTACGAGATCGAGCGGTGGTGCAGGAGGAGAGTCTTCATCGGGAACTGCTACGCCGTGAGCCCCGCGACTCTGATAAGGAGGTTCCCGAAAGTGAGATCCGTGGAGCTGAAGGGGAAGCCGCACTTCGCTGACTTCAATTTGGTGCCGGAGGGATGGGGATGGTACGTGTATCCGTGGATTGAGGCGATGTCGAAGGCGTACACGTGGCTGGAGGAGATTAGGCTGAAGAGGATGGTGGTGAGCGACGAGTGCTTGGAGCTTATAGCTAAGTCGTTTAAGAATTTCAAAGTTATCGTGCTTTCTTCCTGCGATGGCTTCTCCACCGATGGCCTCGCTGCTATCGCCTCCACGTGCAG GAATCTGAAAGAGCTTGATTTGCGTGAGAGTGATGTTGACGACGTTAGCAGCCACTGGCTTAGCCATTTCCCTGATACATACACTTCCCTGGTATCACTCAACATCTCTTGCTTAGCCTCCGATGTATGTTTCTCTGCTCTGGAGAGGCTGGTGAGTAGGTGTCCCAATCTCAAGTCTCTCAAGCTTAACCGAGCCGTTCCTCTTGAAAAATTGGCTACTTTGCTTCGAAGAGCGCCTCAGCTGGAGGAATTGGGCACCGGTGGCTACACTGCTGATGTGCGTTCAGATTTGTTTAATGATTTATATGTAGCTCTCTCTGGGTGCAAGAAGTTGAAGTGCTTATCTGGGCTTTGGGATGCTGCTTCTGCCTATCTTCCAGCTTTTTATTCAGTTTGCGGTCGGCTTACGACTTTGAACCTGAGTTATGCAACTGTCCAGAGCTATGATCTTGTCAAGCTTATTACCCTTTGTCCTAAATTGCAGCGCCTCTGG GTGCTGGACTATATTGAGGATGCTGGTCTTGAGGTGCTTGCTTCAACCTGCAAGGACCTTAGAGAGCTGAGAGTGTTTCCGTCTGAGCCTTTTGTCATGGAGCCAAACGTCGCATTGACGGAACAGGGGCTTGTCTCCGTCTCCGCGGGCTGTCCAAAGCTCGAGTCTGTTCTCTACTTTTGCCGTCAAATGACCAATGATGCGTTGGTAACCATTGCTAGGAACCGTCCCAACATGACTCGCTTCCGTTTGTGCATCATTGAGCCGAAAGCCCCTGACCATCTAATACTAGAGCCACTTGATGTGGGTTTCGGAGCCATAGTAGAGCACTGCAAAGATCTCCGGCGGTTCTCCTTATCAGGGCTCCTGACCGACAAGGTTTTCGAATACATTGGGAAGTATGCAAAGAAGATGGAAATGCTCTCCGTGGCGTTTGCAGGAGACAGTGACTTAGGAATGCATCATGTTTTGTCAGGGTGCGAAAGCCTGAGGAAACTAGAGATAAGGGACTGCCCGTTTGGAGACAATGCGCTATTGGCCAATGCTTCGAAGCTGGAGACAATGCGATCTCTTTGGATGTCTTCTTGTTCCGTGAGTTTTGGAGCCTGTAAGTTATTAGGACAGAAGATGCCAAAGCTCAATGTGGAAGTCATCGATGAGCGGGGTCCACCTGACTCGAGACCTGAGAGCTGCCCTGTTGAGAGAGTGTTTATATTCCGAACAGTAGCGGGTCCTCGGTTTGACATGCCTGACTTCGTCTGGAACATGGACCAACAGTCATCAATGAGTGTTT AA